GTGAGATTCGATGTTTGGATGATAAATTAATCCAATCATTTCATATGTTTTATAATGACATAAAATGTGGTTTAGTTTTTGGAAATAGATTTTGGACACTCTCTCTCTTGGAAAAAATGGGTTGATGATTATGTAATTTTGGAAACTGATGCTGATATTATGGCAGCATGTAAAAGGGTTTTGGAATGCATGCTTATCTATGATAAATTGTAACTAAAAACAGATAAATGAAGATTATACTTATAACAATTTAGGCATTATAGTGTTTAGATATCATAAATGAAGATTCTTTTTATAGAAATTTAGGAATTATAACTACATAAAGggaataaattaaaattatatttaattaatttaggCAATAAATGGCACATAATGATAGGTGAATatcttcacacacacacaaaaaaaagtgaatatCTACTTATGCTATTTTAGGAATATAACAGAATGTGATACTTAAAATGGAAATAattgaaaagagagagggatTATACTAATTTTAGGCAGAGATTGAGAGCAAAATTATCTATTTTTCAGGTGATCCTTGACCAAGCAAGTTTGGGGATATATCATAAGGCTCTATTTGCCTTCTAGAGGTCCTGCGAGTAGCGTAATCATAGAAGCTCAGTGGATTGGGAAGAAATTCAAAGGGGACACCATTGGGTGCATTGCCAAGTTATTCTTTTGTAATACCATTACACACATTTGGAAGGTGAGGAACTTTTTTAATTTGAAACAAATACCAGCATGCTGCCATCTATCATTAGAGATACCCAAGCTGATGTTAAGGAGtgatgttaatttttttattcatacaATATTTAAATCTGCGAGAAATGCTTTCTATATCCCTCCAGAATCTGTGACATCAAAAGGAAGGAATGAGTTGTCCCATTAGTTTTCGCAATTCTGGAAGGAATAAGGAGTAGTACCACAGAACATGAAGTCTTCCAGTTGATGAGCTTCTTCCATTTCCAAGCATGCGTAATTGGTCAATGGTAGGTATTCCTGTTGTGAGGTTTTATTGAGAAGCTGAGCTTTTGCAGTAGCCAACTCCATCTGAAGCTGGTTTATGAGTTTCTGTAGACTGGAAACTACACCTGCACACCCATACATTGGTTCTCTAATCCTTGTTTTCGCCTCATAGACCATACTATCCACTGCATCAGCCCTCTGAGACTCTGGAAGTCCCTGCAATCACAAGTATAGTACTGCACCGATTAAGATATCATCACAAAAATTTTACAGCTTATTCTGCTGAAGTGATAGGCAGTTGTTGAGTTTGGATCATCCGCACGTATGTTCTCCTAGGTTTACATGTGAGGATTCAACATCTATTCTACTTTCTTCCATTAAAGATAAGGAGTGGtatatatgaaaacaaaaggTACAAGTGTTGGATCCTCACAATTACGTTCAAGTGAAAGCAAGTGCAGCGGATCCAAATTCTATTGTTTTGTTGTGAAACTTTTTCCatgtatttttatgtttttcttattcttttctgtcttttttttttttttttttggggggggggttggggttgTGGGGGCGCTGCACCCAGAAACAAAATTTACAAGCTCAACCTGAAGTAGCTTACCTGCAAGAACTTGGAGACATTGCTGGCTCCAAACACCCTGTGCACAGCCAAGAATTTGAGGGGTTGGGTCGGGGGGAAGTATGATGCCAGGATGCATGTTGCAACACAACGTTGACGGAGACCCTTATAAGCACCACAAGGTCTGACtacaagaggaggaggaggagattcATCATCATGAGATGGAAGAGGATGACCAAGAGATGATGATTGAGCCAAAGGTGATGAAGTAGAAGTGGAGAAGAACAATTTAGATGAGGTTATAGCATTGATGACTTCATGTGAGTCCATATCTCAGCAAGAGATAAAATAGATTATCAGATCTTGTGGTGAGAGGAAATTGTATATGCTGGACCGGAGGTGTGTGAGGATGGGGGCAGAAGGGCGTGTGCTGTTAATTTATATATGATTAATTGGTACCCATtggagtttagggtttctcCAAACGGTTTCTTTTTTGGAAGAATGTGGAGTCTAgggtttgctattttttttggtgcaagggtttgctattctaaatatgtagagacttggaatcaaaattttgaaaagtgGAAAATACTTTGGGGAAGAAAAACATTTtgcataataataataataataaaatcttctCTCATAATTTAAGGCTATGTTTAGAagttaataaaagaaaaaataattaataataagatAAATCATATTGAAATAATAATTGATAAAtgtatctttctctctcaaattattttaatttttttttcttttcttattgtgATTTTCCTCACTCtttaattctaaaaaaaattattttcattgaaAAAGAATTAAGTGGACAAAGTAGTTTGGATTGTTataattataagaaaaataaattaatgtattaaaaaaaaattttatgtggCCTTTCCAGTAATTGCCACTTGTCTCAACGTGAGTTCAAGATGACGAACGTATCATACCTGAATTTAGACATCATGAGgtggaaagaaaatttcaatagCCAATTATATGATTATTGACCAACTGGAGATCCTCTCTATTCATGGGCCGGCGGGCCCAAGGACCACAACTATTTTTGAATTACACCTAAGCAACTGTTAGTACTACTCAAAGGATGGCTGCAGACACTATTTCAACCTGTCCACACACACAAAATGGAAGAATGGTTCTTGTGAGGGGGCAAAATGATTGCCTCTCACACTTTTGTTGATGCTTAATTTCatgcttttttcctttgttttcatGCACATacattgttggtgtatgatatCTTATATTTTGTCACAGTTTgatccagggagtactgatgcAGGCGCCTCGATAGGTAAGACGGTggttttttatttgaggacagttttgtacttttctggattagggttttttgctatatattcatagtgagggtttctttctctgcaaTACAaataatactgagaggtgtgagggacgagtgctgtaaccctattctccattgatagcgaagcaggatctcatctcacctaggacgtagacaatcttgccaaacctcaaaaatctgtgtgcattatttgttattgtttttccattatcttctgcatcattttagggttgcgtttctagaATACATGAGCCgcattctttcaaaaaaaatatttttccattaaatatatatatagataaagATACCGCGTTTCAATTTTTTCACAAAGACAAAAAAGATATTTCTCCCTTATTacttcatcctcctcatcctggaACTATTAGTTGGTTAATCTTTATTATTTTGCTACGTTTAATCAAATCCAGGTTTTAGGTTTTCCACCCTGTTGGATTATTAGTAATGCCGTAATTGATAACAGCCTTATAGCCTAGGATATTTATACAATTATTGGATTAGGGCGAAAGAACCTTGCTACTGGTTTGACGTAGGGTATGCTAGATACGTGGGCCAATGGGAAAATGCACGAAAGAATCTTCAACATACACGGGAGGGGCAACGTGGTCTTTTTTCACATGCACCAGTCTGGGCATTTCCTATGTCAAATTGGAAAGgttctttttctcattaaatTATTAGTAATGCCACATATATAACTGATGCCGATAACAACCTTACTTCTCATTTCAGCTCATCCTTGTGGTGCCTATATTGGAATACAACAGTTGAGTTTCACATTGAAACTTTTGTATCTTGGAAAATACAAGATTGACTTAAATTTCACCTTCAACATAACCATTAACAGCACTTTTAACATGTACATTGGTAGAATAAAAGACGATCCAAAAGGCTATGAAAAGCACCCACCTACTGGATTTCCATCAACAGGAGGCTTAAGGCATCTCAAAAGAGAAAAGGGCAGATCCCAGCTGCTATACTATTAATTTTCAAATCTATAACATGGTCTTTCCTAATATATAGTCCCCCATTACATCATTGTGAATGAATTTAGAATAAGAGTCCTAAGAGTAGGAAGCACAATTTGCACAGTTTTTGGCAAAAGCATCTGCAAATAAATTCATCTCTTTATAGAAATGCGAGATATTCCAATATATGGAATCCAAGTAAGATTTAATAGATAACCGTTGTTGCATAAACATCCAAGGGATAGAGTGGTTAATCACATTTACAACCACAGACGGAGGCCTTTCATCTTAGCCAAATCCACTCCTAAGAAAAATGCAGAAAATTCTGCAAAGAAGGTCAATTTAATACCCAGATAAGATGCATAGCTACCAATTGGCTCTCCTAAAGAATTTCTGAGATTACCCATTGAATATTCATCAATGTTAAGTTTAACAACACCCAATAATTTGAGAATAGAATGTTTAATAAGACAGTAATTTTTACCATCCAAAACACAATCTTGATTCAGCATTCatgccaaacatagccttagctTGGATAAGTGGATTCGTCATGAAATCCTCATTTCACGTTAAGCCTATTCAAGCAGCTGATGGCAGATGGGTCTTTCAACCTGCTCAACGGCAAGATCAAGATTgaagtttttgttttgttttgttttgttttgttttgttttgttttgtttttttaacgAATTGctgctagagaaagagaaacacgGAATGGATAAAAATCGAATTCTAGAATCAGCTATATTCTTGGTCACTATGCAATAATTTGAGAATGGAATATTTACAAAATAGCATTTTTCTACCATCCAGAACACATTCTTGATCCAGAATGTTTTGGATTCAGGATGCAcgccaaacacagccttaactTGTTGGATAAGCCATGGAATCCTCATTTCAGGTTAAGTCTATTCAAGCAACTTATGGCAAATGGGTCGCGTCTATTTCTCCAATTTTATAAATGTTGAATGAGTTTTTGTACTTCATTAATAAATGCAGTCATTCCATTCAATCATATttatatctttatttatttatggacAAGGTTATCCTGCCAGTCTGGTTTTAGAAAGTACCATACCCGTAAGCCAATGGGAAGGGA
This Macadamia integrifolia cultivar HAES 741 chromosome 10, SCU_Mint_v3, whole genome shotgun sequence DNA region includes the following protein-coding sequences:
- the LOC122092196 gene encoding LOB domain-containing protein 23-like; its protein translation is MDSHEVINAITSSKLFFSTSTSSPLAQSSSLGHPLPSHDDESPPPPLVVRPCGAYKGLRQRCVATCILASYFPPTQPLKFLAVHRVFGASNVSKFLQGLPESQRADAVDSMVYEAKTRIREPMYGCAGVVSSLQKLINQLQMELATAKAQLLNKTSQQEYLPLTNYACLEMEEAHQLEDFMFCGTTPYSFQNCEN